From the genome of Brevibacterium sp. JSBI002, one region includes:
- a CDS encoding TOBE domain-containing protein: MTQLRISEAARFLGVSDDTVRRWVADGRLTSLKDSSNRAVVEGRELAELAQSSAASLADPSGVMSSSRNRFAGLVTAVAVDGVMAQVSMQCGPFRVVSLMSAEACRELDLQPGSLATASVKATMVSIDTVPGD; this comes from the coding sequence ATGACTCAGCTGCGCATCAGCGAGGCCGCACGGTTCCTCGGCGTCAGCGACGACACGGTGCGCCGGTGGGTCGCCGACGGGCGGCTCACCTCGCTCAAGGACTCCTCGAACCGTGCCGTCGTCGAAGGCAGGGAACTCGCCGAACTCGCGCAGTCGTCCGCAGCCTCACTCGCCGACCCCAGCGGCGTTATGAGCTCCTCACGGAACCGATTCGCCGGTCTCGTCACCGCCGTCGCCGTCGACGGAGTCATGGCCCAGGTGAGCATGCAGTGCGGGCCCTTCCGCGTGGTCTCGCTGATGTCGGCCGAAGCGTGCCGCGAACTCGACCTGCAGCCGGGCAGTCTCGCCACCGCCTCGGTGAAGGCGACGATGGTCTCGATCGACACTGTCCCCGGCGACTGA
- the modA gene encoding molybdate ABC transporter substrate-binding protein, whose translation MKKTLIGLSIVAALTLSACSSGADSQSESDAPKEITVFAAASLTEVFEDIADEFAKAEPDAPEVKFSFAGSSDLVAQISEGAPADVIATADEKTMDTLNGDDLLAAEPTMFASNTLTLAVAEGNPTAIESSKDFADSDLVVCAPQVPCGAATEKWADANDATLEPVSEENSVTDVLGKVSAGQADAGIVYVTDIARADGKVEQVDLDGADKVVNKYPAATVKASENQEQAEAFVEFLGTDTAQKLLRDAGFAAA comes from the coding sequence ATGAAGAAAACCCTTATCGGGCTCAGCATCGTCGCTGCCCTGACCCTGTCCGCGTGTTCCTCCGGCGCCGATTCGCAGTCCGAATCGGATGCGCCCAAGGAGATCACGGTGTTCGCCGCCGCCTCGCTGACGGAGGTGTTCGAAGACATCGCCGACGAATTCGCGAAGGCCGAGCCGGATGCGCCCGAGGTGAAATTCTCCTTCGCGGGATCGTCCGACCTCGTCGCGCAGATCTCCGAAGGCGCCCCCGCCGACGTCATCGCCACCGCCGACGAGAAGACCATGGACACCTTGAACGGCGACGATCTGCTCGCCGCAGAGCCGACGATGTTCGCCTCGAACACGCTGACGCTGGCCGTAGCCGAAGGCAATCCGACGGCGATTGAGAGTTCGAAGGACTTCGCCGACAGCGATCTCGTCGTGTGCGCGCCCCAAGTTCCCTGCGGTGCGGCCACCGAGAAGTGGGCCGACGCCAATGATGCGACGCTCGAACCAGTCAGCGAAGAGAACTCCGTGACCGACGTCCTCGGCAAGGTCAGCGCCGGGCAGGCCGACGCCGGCATCGTCTACGTCACCGATATCGCCCGCGCTGACGGCAAGGTCGAGCAGGTCGACCTCGACGGCGCCGACAAGGTCGTCAACAAGTACCCCGCCGCGACCGTTAAGGCCAGCGAGAATCAGGAGCAGGCCGAAGCGTTCGTCGAGTTCCTCGGAACCGATACCGCCCAGAAGCTGCTGCGCGACGCCGGGTTCGCCGCCGCCTGA
- a CDS encoding molybdenum cofactor biosynthesis protein MoaE, which yields MSATGTVITTGVVDTEISTAALEPEVLTDTCGAVVSFSGVIRDHDEGRGVSSLHYEAHPLAADQIAEVAADIAARHAEVRLSVVHRVGDLTIGDVALAAVVASAHRKDSFLACSELIDEVKARVAIWKHQHFADGSDEWVGALE from the coding sequence ATGAGCGCTACCGGCACGGTCATCACCACCGGAGTCGTCGACACCGAGATCTCCACGGCGGCCCTCGAACCCGAAGTCCTCACCGACACCTGCGGCGCAGTCGTGAGCTTCTCCGGCGTCATCCGCGACCACGACGAGGGCCGCGGCGTGAGTTCCCTGCACTATGAGGCCCACCCCCTCGCGGCCGATCAGATCGCCGAGGTGGCCGCCGACATCGCTGCCCGCCACGCCGAGGTCCGCCTCTCCGTCGTCCACCGGGTCGGCGACCTCACCATCGGAGACGTGGCTCTGGCCGCCGTCGTGGCCTCGGCCCACCGGAAGGACTCGTTCCTGGCCTGTTCCGAACTCATCGACGAGGTCAAAGCCCGAGTGGCGATCTGGAAGCACCAGCACTTCGCCGACGGCAGCGACGAATGGGTGGGAGCCCTCGAATGA
- a CDS encoding AMP-binding protein has translation MAELSYSSGISTEPLLGITIGEHFKRIATANPDALALVDRKSNRRWTYSEFDADTDALAVGLLERGVKKGDRVGIWAQNVAEWALVQYATAKMGAILVNVNPAYRSHELEYVAKQSGMTLLISQVVAPPHSDFHAIGTEVAAKVPALDLVFLDTVPEDLIGGANIGERQSFARLIGHGRQLLADSGAKYGVRLQQVMDDLSADEPINIQYTSGTTGFPKGVTLSHHNILNNGFFIGETLSYTTADTVVVPVPYYHCFGMVIGNLAALSHGAAIVLPSPGFDPLETMTAVTEEKATSLYGVPTMFIAELEHPQFSEFDFSSLRTGVMAGSPCPVNTMRRVIDDMNMSEVAICYGMTETAPVSMMTRVDDSLEKRTQTVGRVMPHLEIKIADPVTGQTLPRGQKGEFCTRGYAVMLGYWEQPDKTAETIDAARWIHTGDLAIMDEDGYVDISGRIKDMVIRGGENVYPREIEEFLYHHPAIRDVQVVGVSDEKYGEELMAWVILKDGFETLSAEELREFCSGKLAHFKIPRYVEVRDSFPMTVSGKIRKIELREEGERIAHAAV, from the coding sequence GTGGCCGAACTGTCCTATTCCTCCGGTATCTCCACCGAACCCCTGCTCGGGATCACCATCGGAGAGCACTTCAAACGCATCGCGACTGCGAACCCCGATGCCTTGGCACTCGTCGACCGGAAATCGAACCGGCGGTGGACGTACTCGGAGTTCGACGCCGACACCGATGCACTGGCCGTGGGACTGCTCGAACGCGGCGTGAAGAAGGGCGACCGAGTCGGGATCTGGGCGCAGAACGTTGCCGAATGGGCCCTCGTCCAGTACGCGACCGCGAAGATGGGCGCCATCCTCGTCAACGTCAACCCCGCCTACCGCAGCCACGAACTCGAATACGTGGCCAAGCAGTCCGGGATGACGCTGCTCATCTCGCAGGTCGTGGCGCCCCCGCATTCGGATTTCCACGCCATCGGCACCGAGGTGGCTGCGAAGGTCCCGGCACTCGACCTGGTGTTCCTCGACACCGTCCCCGAGGACCTCATCGGCGGCGCGAACATCGGCGAACGTCAGTCCTTCGCCCGCCTCATCGGACACGGCAGGCAGCTGCTGGCCGACTCGGGCGCGAAGTACGGCGTCCGCCTGCAGCAGGTGATGGACGACCTGTCGGCCGATGAGCCGATCAACATCCAATACACCTCAGGCACCACCGGATTCCCCAAAGGCGTGACGCTCAGCCACCACAACATCCTCAACAACGGATTCTTCATCGGCGAGACGCTCTCATACACCACTGCTGACACCGTCGTCGTGCCCGTGCCCTACTACCACTGCTTCGGCATGGTCATCGGCAACCTCGCCGCACTCAGCCACGGAGCGGCGATCGTGCTGCCCTCACCCGGCTTCGACCCGCTGGAGACGATGACCGCCGTCACCGAGGAGAAGGCCACCTCCCTCTATGGTGTGCCGACGATGTTCATCGCCGAACTCGAACACCCGCAGTTCTCCGAATTCGATTTCTCGAGCCTGCGCACCGGCGTCATGGCCGGGTCCCCGTGCCCGGTGAACACGATGCGCAGAGTCATCGACGATATGAACATGTCGGAGGTCGCCATCTGCTACGGCATGACCGAAACGGCACCCGTGTCGATGATGACCCGCGTCGACGACTCCCTGGAGAAGCGCACCCAGACGGTCGGGCGCGTGATGCCCCATCTCGAGATCAAGATCGCCGACCCGGTCACCGGACAGACTCTCCCGCGTGGACAGAAGGGCGAATTCTGCACCCGCGGCTACGCGGTCATGCTCGGATACTGGGAGCAGCCCGACAAGACGGCGGAGACGATCGACGCAGCTCGGTGGATCCACACCGGCGACCTCGCGATCATGGACGAGGACGGCTACGTCGACATCTCCGGTCGCATCAAGGACATGGTCATCCGCGGCGGCGAGAACGTCTATCCGCGGGAGATCGAAGAGTTCCTCTACCACCACCCGGCCATCCGCGACGTCCAGGTCGTCGGGGTCTCCGACGAGAAGTACGGGGAGGAGCTCATGGCCTGGGTGATCCTCAAGGACGGCTTCGAAACCCTGAGCGCCGAGGAGCTGCGGGAGTTCTGCTCCGGCAAACTCGCCCACTTCAAGATCCCCCGCTACGTCGAGGTCCGGGATTCCTTCCCCATGACGGTGTCGGGAAAGATCCGCAAGATCGAACTTCGCGAAGAGGGCGAGAGGATCGCACACGCCGCCGTCTGA
- a CDS encoding amino acid ABC transporter permease — protein MDFLELLQMFLSGAWGTIKLFTIALIGSMILGTVLAAMRVSPTPVLRIAASTYINVVRNTPLTLVMFFCAFGLPFLDIRFGATSSFNSFVYATIALIAYTACFVAETLKSGISTIPVGQAEAARAVGLRFGQTLGEVILPQAFRTVIPPLGSVIIAMLKNTSIASAFNNRELISAMRNAIEVRGDLVIPILFGTALAYLVLALLLGRVFDYLEKKLVILR, from the coding sequence ATGGATTTCCTGGAGCTTCTCCAGATGTTCCTCTCCGGTGCGTGGGGAACGATCAAACTCTTCACCATCGCCTTGATCGGATCCATGATTCTCGGCACGGTGCTGGCTGCCATGCGGGTCTCGCCGACCCCGGTGCTGCGGATCGCGGCATCGACGTACATCAACGTCGTCCGGAACACTCCGCTGACCCTGGTGATGTTCTTCTGCGCGTTCGGACTGCCGTTCCTCGACATCCGATTCGGTGCGACGAGCTCATTCAACTCCTTCGTGTACGCGACGATCGCTCTCATCGCCTACACGGCTTGCTTCGTTGCGGAGACTCTGAAGTCGGGAATCTCGACGATTCCCGTCGGTCAGGCCGAAGCCGCCCGAGCGGTCGGTCTGAGGTTCGGTCAGACTCTGGGCGAAGTGATCCTGCCGCAGGCTTTCCGCACGGTGATTCCGCCCCTGGGCAGCGTGATCATCGCGATGCTCAAGAACACATCGATCGCCTCGGCGTTCAACAACCGAGAGCTCATCTCCGCGATGCGCAACGCCATCGAGGTCCGTGGTGACCTCGTCATTCCGATCCTGTTCGGCACCGCCTTGGCCTACCTGGTCCTGGCTCTGCTGCTCGGCCGTGTCTTCGACTACCTGGAGAAGAAGCTGGTGATTCTGCGATGA
- a CDS encoding DMT family transporter: MTIVAIALAVLAAVALAYGALYQHDAVAGQDASHNGLSWAHFAELLRNRRWLLGLIILGVGTAGNFVALALAPVMVVQPIGAFSLIVSVLLGVRHRGLKVNRRLVQSVVWCTAGVTLFVALSATTAQSEVHLGADAMPLFWITAVAVAVGLVIVVVFRHAPQLVLIIAAGLLFACVATNAHLVSVQFLQAGLDQVTWINVAALLAAVALGSLFVQNSYAAGPPEMVIAGLTVIDPIGAVILGTVVLGEAAHSPVWLIILISLTGLVACAAVVVLSRYHPDVRDREAQRRNARRSGTMTDTEES; encoded by the coding sequence GTGACCATAGTGGCAATCGCCCTCGCCGTCCTCGCGGCCGTGGCACTGGCCTATGGCGCCTTGTATCAGCACGATGCGGTCGCCGGGCAGGATGCCTCCCACAACGGACTCAGCTGGGCCCATTTCGCCGAGCTGCTGCGCAATCGTCGGTGGCTGCTCGGGCTGATCATCCTCGGAGTGGGAACGGCGGGCAATTTCGTGGCCCTGGCGCTGGCTCCGGTGATGGTCGTGCAGCCGATCGGGGCGTTCTCACTCATCGTCTCGGTGCTGCTCGGCGTCCGCCACCGCGGGCTCAAGGTCAACAGGCGACTCGTCCAGTCAGTCGTCTGGTGCACCGCCGGGGTGACGCTCTTCGTCGCGCTCTCGGCGACGACGGCACAGTCGGAGGTCCACCTCGGAGCCGATGCGATGCCGCTGTTCTGGATCACTGCCGTCGCCGTGGCGGTCGGCCTGGTGATCGTGGTGGTCTTCCGCCACGCCCCTCAGCTCGTGCTCATCATCGCCGCCGGCCTGCTGTTCGCCTGTGTGGCGACGAACGCTCACCTGGTCAGCGTCCAGTTCCTCCAGGCCGGGCTCGATCAGGTCACCTGGATCAATGTCGCAGCGCTTCTGGCGGCCGTGGCACTGGGGTCCCTGTTCGTCCAGAATTCCTATGCCGCTGGCCCCCCGGAGATGGTCATCGCCGGCCTGACCGTCATCGACCCGATCGGCGCCGTCATCCTCGGCACCGTCGTCCTCGGCGAGGCGGCCCACTCCCCCGTCTGGCTCATCATCCTCATCTCGCTCACCGGATTGGTCGCCTGCGCGGCCGTCGTTGTATTGTCGCGGTATCATCCCGATGTCAGAGATCGAGAAGCTCAGCGCCGGAACGCCCGCCGTTCCGGCACCATGACCGACACCGAGGAGAGCTGA
- a CDS encoding GNAT family N-acetyltransferase, whose amino-acid sequence MPQPQLSPTPVRMVKNIDRERYELFTDETPGEFIGFLAYQVIDDHTLELQHTIISEGFSRRGFARTLVTQVLDLIRADGSTIVPTCSYVQDYLERFPQYGDLVSPQ is encoded by the coding sequence ATGCCACAGCCTCAACTCAGCCCCACACCGGTTCGAATGGTGAAGAACATCGACCGCGAACGGTACGAGCTGTTCACCGATGAGACCCCGGGAGAGTTCATCGGGTTCCTCGCCTACCAGGTCATCGATGACCACACTCTGGAACTCCAGCACACGATCATCTCCGAAGGCTTCTCCCGACGAGGCTTCGCCCGTACCCTTGTCACCCAGGTGCTCGACCTCATCCGGGCCGACGGGTCGACCATCGTGCCGACCTGTTCGTACGTCCAGGACTACCTCGAGCGGTTCCCGCAGTACGGCGATCTCGTGTCCCCTCAGTGA
- a CDS encoding amino acid ABC transporter ATP-binding protein has protein sequence MRAESQPLVSLTNVEKHYGDFHALKNVNLDIAEREVVVVIGPSGSGKSTLCRTINRLETITSGSITIDGKELPAEGAALAQLRSDVGMVFQAFNLFAHKTILENVTLGPIKVRKLSKSEADKQAMALLERVGVAHQADKYPAQLSGGQQQRVAIARSLAMKPKVMLFDEPTSALDPEMINEVLDVMVGLAEEGMTMVVVTHEMGFARKAAHRVVFMADGEIVEVAEPEEFFTNPQSGRAKDFLSKILTN, from the coding sequence ATGAGAGCTGAATCACAGCCATTGGTGTCGCTGACGAACGTCGAAAAGCACTACGGCGATTTCCACGCATTGAAGAATGTCAACCTCGACATCGCCGAACGCGAGGTCGTTGTCGTCATCGGCCCGTCAGGATCGGGCAAATCGACCCTGTGCCGGACGATCAACCGTCTCGAGACGATCACCTCGGGCAGCATCACCATCGACGGCAAGGAGCTGCCAGCTGAAGGTGCGGCACTGGCCCAGCTGCGCTCGGACGTGGGCATGGTCTTCCAGGCGTTCAACCTGTTCGCCCACAAGACGATCCTCGAAAACGTCACGCTCGGCCCGATCAAGGTGAGGAAGCTGTCGAAGTCCGAAGCGGACAAGCAGGCCATGGCCCTGCTCGAACGCGTCGGAGTCGCGCACCAGGCCGACAAATATCCCGCACAGCTGTCCGGCGGACAGCAGCAGCGCGTCGCGATCGCTCGATCGCTGGCGATGAAACCGAAGGTGATGCTCTTCGACGAGCCCACCTCGGCGCTCGACCCGGAGATGATCAACGAAGTCCTCGACGTCATGGTCGGGCTCGCCGAGGAGGGCATGACGATGGTCGTGGTCACCCACGAGATGGGCTTCGCCCGCAAAGCGGCACACCGCGTCGTGTTCATGGCCGACGGGGAGATCGTCGAAGTCGCCGAGCCCGAGGAGTTCTTCACCAATCCGCAGAGCGGGCGGGCCAAGGACTTCCTGTCGAAGATCCTGACGAACTGA
- a CDS encoding amino acid ABC transporter permease, which produces MSAPTQVLFDEPGPKARRNNIILSIVSLIVLLALAAFVVWKFADAGQLEPAKWYPFTFAQIQMVLFQGMLATLKVAVVASVLAMVVGVVFALLRLSNKRVVSVPGTIVLEFFRGVPVLLLIFAMFLLFGNEIGSFWSVVFGLTLYNGMVLAEIIRAGILAVPTGQREAAMAIGLRSGQVMSLVLMPQALRAMMPTIIAQIVVLLKDSALGFIVTYQDLLYQVNLIGREYNNLLPTFIVGALLFIIINMIVAGFARWLESRLQRKTTADTEADALTSKIID; this is translated from the coding sequence ATGAGCGCACCGACACAAGTTCTGTTCGACGAACCGGGCCCGAAGGCGCGCCGGAACAACATCATCCTCTCGATCGTGTCTCTGATCGTGCTCTTGGCACTTGCGGCCTTCGTGGTCTGGAAGTTCGCCGATGCCGGTCAGCTCGAACCCGCGAAGTGGTACCCCTTCACCTTCGCGCAGATCCAGATGGTGCTCTTCCAGGGAATGCTCGCCACCCTCAAGGTCGCCGTTGTCGCATCGGTGCTTGCGATGGTCGTCGGTGTCGTCTTCGCTCTCCTGCGGCTGTCGAACAAGAGGGTCGTCTCCGTTCCCGGAACGATCGTTCTCGAGTTCTTCCGCGGAGTTCCCGTCCTGCTGCTGATCTTTGCGATGTTCCTTCTGTTCGGCAACGAGATCGGTTCCTTCTGGTCGGTCGTCTTCGGCCTGACCCTCTACAACGGAATGGTGCTGGCCGAGATCATCCGTGCAGGCATCCTCGCCGTCCCCACCGGGCAGCGTGAAGCGGCCATGGCGATCGGGCTGCGCTCGGGACAGGTGATGAGTCTGGTGCTCATGCCGCAGGCGCTGCGAGCGATGATGCCGACGATCATCGCTCAGATCGTCGTGCTCCTGAAGGATTCGGCTCTGGGCTTCATCGTCACGTATCAGGATCTGCTCTACCAGGTGAACCTCATCGGGCGAGAGTACAACAACCTGTTGCCGACGTTCATCGTCGGGGCACTCCTGTTCATCATCATCAACATGATCGTCGCCGGGTTCGCCCGCTGGCTCGAATCCCGACTCCAGCGAAAGACGACCGCCGATACCGAGGCGGATGCTCTGACCTCGAAGATCATCGACTGA
- the gluQRS gene encoding tRNA glutamyl-Q(34) synthetase GluQRS, with translation MTERQQGGGAGRFAPSPSGDLHIGNIRSGLLSYVRARQTGRRFVWRIEDLDRVKAGAADSQLQVFAELGVDPDEAPLVQSERTAEYAAAIARLEADGLVYECYCSRKDIAQAPSAPHAPPGAYPGTCRRLGEEERESARLRLEASNRRPALRLRADNRVHSIDDVLLGRVEAVVDDLVLRRGDGVFAYNLTVVVDDAATGIDEILRGDDLASSAPRQAYLARLLGLPEPDWVHVPLVLNDSGQRLAKRDGAVTYQQLRGLGWTNEDVFAWMQQSLGFDGDGAPWRSVDDMVRDIDFARMATTPTVFIPPAGS, from the coding sequence GTGACGGAGAGACAGCAAGGCGGCGGAGCGGGCCGTTTCGCTCCGAGCCCGAGCGGTGACCTCCACATCGGCAATATCCGCTCCGGACTGCTCAGCTATGTGCGTGCCCGGCAGACGGGCCGGCGGTTCGTGTGGCGGATCGAAGACCTCGATCGGGTGAAGGCCGGAGCGGCCGACTCACAGCTTCAGGTCTTCGCCGAACTCGGCGTCGACCCAGACGAAGCTCCTCTGGTCCAATCCGAACGCACTGCCGAATACGCCGCCGCGATTGCGAGGCTGGAGGCGGACGGACTCGTCTACGAATGCTATTGCTCACGCAAGGACATCGCTCAGGCCCCGAGCGCACCGCACGCACCACCCGGGGCGTACCCGGGGACCTGTCGCCGCCTCGGGGAAGAAGAGCGCGAGTCCGCCCGACTGAGGCTCGAAGCGAGCAATCGGCGCCCGGCGCTGCGTCTGCGCGCGGACAACCGAGTCCACAGCATCGACGATGTGCTGCTGGGCCGGGTGGAGGCCGTCGTCGACGATCTCGTGCTGCGGCGAGGTGACGGTGTCTTCGCCTACAATCTCACCGTCGTCGTCGATGATGCAGCGACCGGAATCGACGAGATCCTGCGCGGCGACGATCTCGCTTCTTCGGCACCCCGGCAGGCGTACCTGGCACGGCTGCTTGGTCTGCCCGAACCGGACTGGGTGCATGTTCCACTGGTGCTCAACGACAGTGGTCAGCGGCTGGCCAAACGCGATGGAGCGGTGACCTATCAGCAGCTGCGCGGCCTCGGCTGGACCAATGAAGACGTCTTCGCCTGGATGCAGCAGTCACTGGGATTCGACGGAGACGGTGCCCCGTGGAGATCCGTCGACGATATGGTCAGGGACATCGACTTCGCTCGGATGGCGACGACGCCGACGGTCTTCATCCCGCCTGCGGGCTCCTAG
- a CDS encoding glutamate ABC transporter substrate-binding protein produces the protein MKKLRLAVASVAIGMLALSGCGQGGTPDAPAEGDGAQAEAPEYKVNDSADVADSKTWKAAKDAGEITIGVKKDQPGLGNVKAGSKEPEGFDIEIAKMVAAQLGFKPDHIKYTETVSANREPFLQQGNVDMVVATYTINDERKKVVDFAGPYYVAGQDLLVAEDSDITGPDDLAGKKVCSVDGSTPAQNIKEKYKKAELVTYDAYSKCVTDLQSGSVDAVTTDDAILRGYAKQYEGEFKVVGKPFTEEPYGVGLPKGDDALRDAVNDALEKGMDDGDWKKAFEYTLGSTDDVDMPKVDRY, from the coding sequence ATGAAGAAGCTCAGACTCGCGGTCGCCTCGGTGGCCATCGGCATGTTGGCGCTCAGCGGCTGCGGCCAGGGCGGAACCCCAGATGCTCCGGCCGAAGGTGATGGCGCCCAGGCCGAAGCACCCGAATACAAGGTCAATGACAGCGCGGACGTTGCTGACTCGAAGACCTGGAAGGCTGCGAAGGACGCCGGCGAGATCACCATCGGCGTGAAGAAGGACCAGCCGGGACTCGGCAACGTCAAGGCCGGTTCGAAGGAGCCCGAGGGCTTCGATATCGAGATCGCGAAGATGGTCGCCGCCCAGCTCGGCTTCAAGCCGGACCACATCAAGTACACGGAGACCGTTTCGGCCAACCGCGAGCCGTTCCTCCAGCAGGGCAACGTCGATATGGTCGTGGCGACCTATACGATCAACGACGAGCGCAAGAAGGTCGTCGACTTCGCAGGACCCTACTACGTGGCCGGCCAGGACCTCCTCGTGGCCGAGGACTCCGACATCACCGGACCCGATGACCTCGCAGGGAAGAAGGTCTGCTCCGTCGACGGTTCGACCCCGGCACAGAACATCAAGGAGAAGTACAAGAAGGCCGAGCTCGTCACCTACGATGCCTACTCGAAGTGCGTGACCGACCTGCAGTCGGGATCCGTCGATGCGGTGACCACGGACGATGCGATCCTGCGTGGCTACGCCAAGCAGTATGAGGGCGAGTTCAAGGTCGTCGGCAAGCCCTTCACCGAGGAGCCCTACGGTGTCGGTCTGCCCAAGGGCGACGATGCACTGCGCGACGCAGTCAACGATGCTCTGGAGAAGGGCATGGACGACGGTGACTGGAAGAAGGCCTTCGAATACACCCTCGGCTCCACCGATGATGTCGACATGCCCAAAGTCGACCGCTACTGA
- a CDS encoding glycosyltransferase — protein sequence MLSAHRPTPKRRILIPAETYAPEVNGAAKFAERLAEGLAARGNDVHVACPSATGKPSVSVENGVTVHRLTAHRWPLHPTWMICMPWETKPELSRLLDSVRPDVVHTQAHFVIGRYAFSESIRRGIPVVATNHFMPDNVRPYLKAPKAVLDGGTAIAWWDLRRKFQSADFITVPTQLAADLLTENGFSSPIRAVSCGIDLERFAHLRELDCAASRAVPPRVLFVGRLSSEKHASDIVEAVAKTDPALGLEADIVGGGDQEEPLKQLAAELGIADRVHVLGKISDKALMEAYQRCTFFCMPSTAELQSIATLEALASRKPVVLADAVALPHLVRDEVNGYLFPPRDTDALADRFTRICRMPDDELDAMSKASLDVVAKHDIEYTLDTFEAIYDDVIRDAVDSSAA from the coding sequence ATCCTGTCTGCGCACCGTCCCACCCCGAAACGCCGCATCCTCATCCCGGCGGAGACGTACGCCCCCGAAGTCAACGGTGCCGCGAAATTCGCCGAACGGTTGGCCGAAGGTCTCGCCGCTCGCGGAAATGATGTCCACGTCGCCTGCCCCTCGGCCACGGGCAAACCCTCGGTCAGTGTCGAGAACGGGGTCACCGTCCACCGACTCACCGCCCACAGGTGGCCGCTGCACCCGACGTGGATGATCTGCATGCCGTGGGAGACGAAGCCCGAGCTCTCACGGCTCCTCGACAGCGTCCGCCCCGATGTCGTGCATACTCAGGCGCACTTCGTCATCGGCCGCTATGCGTTCTCCGAGTCGATCAGGCGCGGAATCCCTGTCGTGGCCACGAACCATTTCATGCCCGACAACGTCCGCCCCTATCTCAAAGCTCCGAAGGCCGTTCTCGACGGCGGCACCGCCATCGCCTGGTGGGACCTGCGCCGGAAGTTCCAGTCCGCCGATTTCATCACGGTTCCGACGCAGCTGGCCGCCGATCTGCTCACCGAGAACGGGTTCTCCTCGCCCATCAGGGCAGTGTCCTGCGGGATCGATCTGGAACGCTTTGCCCATCTGCGCGAACTCGACTGCGCCGCGTCGCGTGCCGTTCCCCCACGTGTTCTCTTCGTCGGTCGGCTCTCCTCGGAGAAGCATGCCTCCGACATCGTCGAGGCCGTGGCCAAGACCGATCCCGCGCTGGGGCTCGAAGCCGATATCGTCGGCGGCGGTGACCAGGAGGAGCCGCTGAAGCAGCTGGCTGCCGAACTCGGCATCGCCGATCGTGTGCATGTGCTCGGGAAGATCAGTGACAAGGCGCTCATGGAGGCGTACCAGCGCTGCACCTTCTTCTGCATGCCGTCGACCGCCGAGCTGCAGTCCATCGCTACGCTGGAGGCACTGGCGTCGCGCAAACCTGTGGTCCTCGCCGATGCTGTGGCCCTGCCGCACCTCGTCCGCGACGAAGTCAACGGGTACCTGTTTCCGCCGCGCGACACCGATGCGCTGGCGGACCGCTTCACCCGCATCTGCCGGATGCCCGATGATGAACTCGATGCCATGTCGAAGGCGTCGCTCGATGTCGTGGCCAAACACGATATCGAATACACCCTCGACACCTTCGAAGCGATCTACGACGACGTCATCCGAGACGCCGTCGACTCTTCCGCAGCCTGA
- the moaC gene encoding cyclic pyranopterin monophosphate synthase MoaC, with protein sequence MKLSHVDETGTAQMVDVGDKDVTKRRAVATGTITTRSEVIDMIAEAGLPKGDALPVARIAAVMGAKRTSDLIPLCHPLPLTGIDVEFALGDDRVTITAAVKTVSKTGVEMEALTAVTTAALTIFDMIKAVDNQAVISDVKVIEKSGGRSGDWTRGA encoded by the coding sequence ATGAAGCTCTCGCACGTCGACGAGACCGGAACCGCCCAGATGGTCGATGTCGGCGACAAAGACGTGACCAAACGCCGGGCGGTGGCCACCGGGACCATCACGACCCGCAGCGAGGTCATCGACATGATCGCCGAGGCGGGACTGCCCAAGGGAGACGCCCTGCCCGTGGCGCGCATCGCCGCAGTGATGGGGGCGAAGCGCACCAGCGACCTCATTCCCCTGTGCCATCCGCTGCCGCTGACCGGAATCGACGTCGAATTCGCACTCGGCGACGATCGTGTGACCATCACCGCCGCAGTGAAGACGGTGTCGAAGACCGGAGTCGAGATGGAGGCCCTGACGGCCGTGACCACGGCCGCGCTGACGATCTTCGACATGATCAAGGCCGTGGACAATCAGGCCGTGATCAGCGATGTCAAGGTCATCGAGAAGTCAGGCGGAAGGAGCGGAGATTGGACACGAGGAGCATGA